AGCGCGAAGCGCCGCCCGTCATCGAGGAGGTCCTCACGGCGATCCTGTCGAAGTCCACCGAGCAGGAGAGCCGAGTCTTCCGGATCCTGCTCTACACGGGCCTACGGCCGTTCGAGCTGTGTAAACTGACGTACGGCCATGTCGTGGGTGGGGTGATCCGGGTGGCGGGCAAGCGGGGGCGGATGCGGGTGATTCCGGTCATGGGAGAGTGCAAGCAGCTCCTGGGGGAGGGGAAGCCGACCGCCCACGTGATCCCGTGGCGGCACCCTGTGACCCTGTCTCACAAGTTTCGCGCGGTGGCCACCGCGGCCGGCTACAAGAACGTCCGGCTCTACGACCTGCGGCACACCATCGGAACAGTCATGGTCCTGGCGGGGGTGGATCCGTTCCACGTCTCGAAGTTGATGGGCCACACGTCGCTCTCGACGACACAGCGGTACGTGACGGTGACCCGGAAGACCCTGGAGCTCGCGGTGGGGAAGGTGGAGGGGATGTTCGGGGGGAGGGGGAAAAACAACTCCGCCGGGTGATCCGGGCGGCGTTTTCCTGACAGAATCCATGACAGATAAGCGTAAATACCCGAATCAATTCAACCGCTTGAGCCATTCGTAATCAGCAGGTCGTCGGTTCAATCCCGACCGCCGGCTCCAGACCTAGCCGTGGACGAGCTGGTCCATGGCAATGACGGATTACTTGCGCTTGAAGTTCGCCTCGTAATAAGGCCGTTGCACCGATGCACCTTCCTGCTCAAGCCTGACTTTTGCAACGTCGTCTTTGAGTTTTTCCATTTTGATGGATCTTCTCGAACCTGCCTTGTCCTTCCACTCGAAACTGAAAATTCCTTCCTGCTCTCTCCCGTATACGTTAAACGATCCCGGAGAAACCAGGCCACTGGCCCCGTGATTTACCAATCCCCAGGCGTAGGTAGTTTTTTGCGTACCCTTCGCATTCTTCTTCCCGATCGTAATCGTTATATCCTGTTGCACATTCCCGGACATCCCATACGAAAAAGTCCCGTTCCAGATTCCCTCGAAATTCGAGGTTGTCCCTGGAAGAGCCGATACTTTCCCCTGCGGGACGGATGCATCATCAGCGAATGCCGCAACCCCGGCGACGGAAATCACCGCGAGAAATGCCACCATGACCATCGATACTCTTTTCATGTTTCATCCCTCCTTTCCGGATTCGATTTCATTTCGTATCGATTATCGCCTCAATTTCCCGCCGCTGGAAGATCAGATCGCCACACGTACGGGGGTCGTCGACAAGATCCGCGCAACATCCCCCGGACGGATCCCCACCAGGAACCCGCGGCGCCCTCCGTTGATGTAGATCTTCGAAAGGTCCAGGATCGTCCCCTCCATGTAGATCGTCACCGGCATCTTCTCCTTCGTCATCCTACCGGTTGACCGCCTTCATCGACTCGGCGGGATACCGCATCCCCGCCACCGCCGATGGCGGAACCGCCGCCTCGACCCGTGCGACGTCCTCTTTCGACAAGGAAACCGACAGGGCGGAAACATTCTCCTCCAGCCGCTCGCGCCGCTTCGTCCCGGGGATCGGCACGATGTCGTTCCCGCGCGACAGCACCCAGGCCAGCGCGAGCTGCGCGGGGGTGCACCCCTTGCCGCGCGCTACCGCCTCGAACGCCCGCAGCAGTTCGACGTTCCGTTCGAGGTTCCCCCCCTCGAATCGCGGCGAGGTACGGCGGAAGTCCTTCTCGAACAGGTCCGCCTTGCTCTTCACCCTCCCGGCGAAGAACCCTCGCCCCAGCGGCGAGAAGGGGACGAACCCGATCCCGAGCTCGCGGCACGCGGCGAGCGCTCCGTTCTCCTCCGGATCGCGGGTCCAGAGGGAGTACTCGCTCTGCACGGCGGCGATCGGGTGGACGCCGTTCGCCCGCCGGATCGTGCCGGCCGCCGACTCGGAAAGCCCGAGGAACCGGACCTTCCCTTCACGGACGAGCTCCGCCATCGCGCCCACGGTTTCCTCGATCGGGGTGTCGGGGTCCACGCGGTGCAGGTAGTAGAGGTCGATCACGTTCACGCCGAGCCGCGTAAGGGACGCCTCGCAGGCGGAGCGCACGTACGCGGGTTTCCCGTTCACTCCCTTCCAGCTCCCGTCCTCCCCGCGGAGCAGCCCGAACTTCGTCGCGAGGACGACCCGCTCCCGGCGATCCCGGATCGCCTTGCCGACCAGGATCTCGTTGTGCCCGAGACCGTAGATGTCGCTCGTGTCGAGGAGGTCGATCCCCAGATCGAGCGCGCGGTGGATCGTGGCGATCGACTCCGCCTCGTCGGCGGGACCGTAGAACTCCGACATCCCCATGCAGCCGAGCCCCATCGCCGACACCGTGAGCCCGCCCCGTCCGAGCGCCCTGCGTTCCATCGCGATCCTCCCCGCTTCCAGGAATCGTCCCGTTCCGATGCCCCAACGTTTGATCCATTGTATTATACGGCAGGCATGCGGAGACGACCGGGCGGGAGGGTTCACCATGGGCTCATTGAACGGGAAGACGCTCTTCATCACGGGGGGAAGCCGGGGGATCGGCCTGGCGATCGCACTGCGGGCGGCGGCGGACGGCGCGAACGTGGTCGTCGCCGCCAAAACGGCCGAAGCGAACCCGAAGCTTCCCGGCACGATCGGAACGGCCGCCCGTGAGATCGAACAGGCGGGTGGAAAGGCCCTTCCGCTCCAGGTCGACATCCGGTTCGAGGAGCAGCTCGCGGCGGCGGCGGCGAAAGCGGCGGAGACGTTCGGCGGCATCGACATCCTGGTGAACAACGCAAGCGCGATCAGCCTGACGGGGACGCTGCAGACCCCGATGAAGCGGTTCGACCTGATGTTCGGCGTGAACGTCCGGGGAACCTTCGCCGCGTCGCAGGCGCTTCTGCCGTACCTCCTGAAGGCAAAAAACCCTCACATCCTCACCCTGAGCCCGCCCCTTTCCATGGATCCGAAGTGGTTCGGGAACCATTGCGCCTACACGATGGCGAAGTACGGGATGAGCATGTGCGTCCTCGGGATGGCGGAAGAGTTCCGGGAAGCGGGAGTTGCGGTGAACGCCCTGTGGCCGAGAACGGTGATCGCCACCGCGGCCCTGGCGATGATCCCCGGCGTCGAGTTAAAGAATTGCCGCAGGCCGGAGATCGTCGCCGACGCGGCGCACGGGATCCTCACGCGCGACAGCCGCGCGTGCACCGGCAACTTCTTCCTCGACGACGAGGTGCTCGCCGCCGAAGGGGTGACGGACCTCTCCCGCTACGCCGTGGAGCCGGGCGCTCCGCTCCTCCCCGACCTCTTCCTCGGCTGAAAGGAGAACGTATGCAACTCGTGTCGGCCGCGCTGACCGTCGTCCACCTGCTGGC
Above is a genomic segment from Deltaproteobacteria bacterium containing:
- a CDS encoding tyrosine-type recombinase/integrase, with translation MRVEPRLWRRYNGVYYAVLPGDQRVSLKSRDKDEAKKLFHQFCRDWMTGKLAAIEGAKNVKLGAFRTEYLKSRKSRADSTLRNDKAVLDHLVASYGVNRTLRSLTVRDLERFKAGLLEGVSAGTVNGYLRHLRGAFSTALRWEYILKNPMPQVPFELETQREAPPVIEEVLTAILSKSTEQESRVFRILLYTGLRPFELCKLTYGHVVGGVIRVAGKRGRMRVIPVMGECKQLLGEGKPTAHVIPWRHPVTLSHKFRAVATAAGYKNVRLYDLRHTIGTVMVLAGVDPFHVSKLMGHTSLSTTQRYVTVTRKTLELAVGKVEGMFGGRGKNNSAG
- a CDS encoding aldo/keto reductase, which encodes MERRALGRGGLTVSAMGLGCMGMSEFYGPADEAESIATIHRALDLGIDLLDTSDIYGLGHNEILVGKAIRDRRERVVLATKFGLLRGEDGSWKGVNGKPAYVRSACEASLTRLGVNVIDLYYLHRVDPDTPIEETVGAMAELVREGKVRFLGLSESAAGTIRRANGVHPIAAVQSEYSLWTRDPEENGALAACRELGIGFVPFSPLGRGFFAGRVKSKADLFEKDFRRTSPRFEGGNLERNVELLRAFEAVARGKGCTPAQLALAWVLSRGNDIVPIPGTKRRERLEENVSALSVSLSKEDVARVEAAVPPSAVAGMRYPAESMKAVNR
- a CDS encoding NAD(P)-dependent oxidoreductase; this translates as MGSLNGKTLFITGGSRGIGLAIALRAAADGANVVVAAKTAEANPKLPGTIGTAAREIEQAGGKALPLQVDIRFEEQLAAAAAKAAETFGGIDILVNNASAISLTGTLQTPMKRFDLMFGVNVRGTFAASQALLPYLLKAKNPHILTLSPPLSMDPKWFGNHCAYTMAKYGMSMCVLGMAEEFREAGVAVNALWPRTVIATAALAMIPGVELKNCRRPEIVADAAHGILTRDSRACTGNFFLDDEVLAAEGVTDLSRYAVEPGAPLLPDLFLG